From a single Coriobacteriaceae bacterium genomic region:
- a CDS encoding glucose-1-phosphate adenylyltransferase produces the protein MSKKECIAMLLAGGQGSRLGALTQKIAKPAVSFGGKFRIIDFSLSNCSNSGIDTVGVLTQYRPYLLHAYVGSGEAWDLDSRDGGVSILPPYETQTGGAWYAGTADAITQNLDYIKANDPKYVLILSGDHLYRMDYRKMLKTHIENNADLTVSVMPVPWEEASRFGILTTDPEDGRITKFTEKPEKPDSNLASMGIYIFSADVLIEALEEDALDQRSSHDFGKDIIPKLLGEEKRLYSYEFHGFWKDVGTIASFHETSMDLLGNNPEFDLFDKHFPIMSNITTRPPHYIGPDGRLDDCLVSNGCKIYGTARHSILSTDVIIEERAVVEDSVLLPGAHVKSGAHICRAILGENSTVEEGVKLGSVDTTKDTAVVGNDVVIGKGE, from the coding sequence ATGAGTAAGAAAGAATGCATCGCGATGCTCCTCGCAGGAGGACAGGGCAGCCGATTGGGGGCACTCACCCAAAAGATCGCTAAGCCGGCGGTTAGCTTTGGTGGCAAGTTCCGCATTATCGACTTTTCGCTGTCCAACTGCTCCAACTCGGGCATCGACACGGTGGGCGTTCTGACGCAGTATCGCCCCTACCTGCTGCATGCCTATGTGGGCTCCGGCGAGGCTTGGGATCTGGACAGCCGCGACGGCGGCGTGTCGATCCTGCCGCCGTACGAGACGCAGACCGGCGGCGCCTGGTATGCGGGCACGGCCGACGCCATTACGCAGAACCTCGACTATATCAAGGCCAACGACCCCAAGTACGTCCTGATTCTTTCGGGCGACCACCTGTATCGCATGGACTACCGCAAGATGCTCAAGACGCACATTGAGAACAACGCCGATCTTACGGTGAGCGTTATGCCCGTGCCGTGGGAGGAGGCCAGCCGCTTTGGCATCCTGACCACCGACCCCGAGGACGGCCGCATCACCAAGTTTACCGAGAAGCCCGAGAAGCCCGATTCGAACCTCGCTTCCATGGGCATCTACATCTTCTCGGCCGACGTTCTGATCGAGGCCCTCGAGGAGGACGCTCTGGACCAGCGTTCGAGCCACGACTTTGGCAAGGACATCATCCCCAAGCTGCTCGGCGAGGAAAAGCGTCTGTACAGCTACGAGTTCCACGGCTTCTGGAAGGACGTCGGCACCATCGCCAGCTTCCACGAGACCTCGATGGACCTGCTGGGCAACAACCCCGAGTTCGACCTGTTCGACAAGCACTTCCCCATCATGTCCAACATCACCACGCGTCCGCCGCACTATATTGGTCCCGACGGCCGCCTGGACGACTGCCTGGTCTCCAACGGCTGCAAGATCTACGGCACCGCTCGCCACTCGATCCTTTCGACCGATGTCATCATCGAGGAGCGCGCCGTAGTCGAGGACTCCGTGTTGCTGCCGGGTGCGCACGTTAAGAGCGGCGCGCACATCTGCCGCGCAATTTTGGGCGAGAACTCCACGGTCGAAGAGGGCGTGAAGCTCGGCTCTGTCGATACCACCAAGGATACGGCCGTCGTTGGAAATGACGTCGTTATCGGGAAGGGGGAATGA
- the glgD gene encoding glucose-1-phosphate adenylyltransferase subunit GlgD: MINRKAIGYITANYSSTYGSVLLKDRPIASVPFLGRYRLIDFPLSNMMNAGIKTVGVVMPGNYRSLIDHVGSGKDWGLDRKKGGLFMVPGNAYGTTKGGMRFLLRDIISNKTLFQRSDKPYVVMMGTNIIFNMDLNTIIEAHENSGAQMTVVYCKATRNVDDETKLQINENGRLTGVSAGVVYGDNASMDCCIVNRETLLEIIDHYQAADYLDLLEALQGDFGNIDVCSYEYKGEVVGVFSEKSLYRRSMDLLDQTVADQLFDPERPILTKAHDVPPSRYATGSHACNSIISAGCIIKGTVRNSILSRGVVVEEGASVTNSIINQSCIIKSGARVENAILDKNNVVPVNTELRGTPENILVLGKAPLTSDTTIVR; this comes from the coding sequence ATGATCAATCGCAAGGCCATCGGTTACATCACCGCTAACTACTCTTCGACCTACGGCAGCGTGCTGCTCAAGGATCGCCCCATCGCGTCCGTCCCGTTTTTGGGCCGCTACCGCCTGATCGACTTTCCGCTGTCCAACATGATGAACGCCGGCATCAAGACCGTCGGCGTCGTCATGCCGGGCAACTACCGCTCGCTGATCGACCACGTGGGCTCGGGCAAGGACTGGGGCCTGGACCGTAAGAAGGGCGGCCTGTTCATGGTGCCCGGCAACGCGTATGGCACCACCAAGGGCGGCATGCGCTTCCTGCTGCGCGACATCATCTCCAACAAGACGCTGTTCCAGCGCTCGGACAAACCCTATGTTGTGATGATGGGCACCAACATCATCTTTAACATGGACCTCAACACCATCATCGAGGCGCACGAGAACTCCGGCGCCCAGATGACCGTGGTGTACTGCAAGGCCACGCGCAATGTCGATGACGAGACCAAGCTGCAGATCAACGAGAACGGCCGCCTGACGGGCGTGAGCGCCGGCGTCGTGTATGGCGACAACGCCTCTATGGACTGCTGCATCGTCAACCGCGAGACGCTGCTCGAGATCATCGACCACTACCAGGCCGCCGACTATCTGGACCTGCTCGAGGCACTCCAGGGCGACTTTGGCAACATCGACGTGTGCAGCTACGAGTACAAGGGCGAGGTCGTGGGCGTGTTTAGCGAGAAGTCGCTGTATCGCCGCAGCATGGACCTGCTCGACCAGACCGTGGCCGACCAGCTCTTTGACCCCGAGCGCCCGATCCTGACCAAGGCTCACGACGTGCCGCCTTCGCGCTATGCGACCGGCAGCCACGCGTGCAACTCGATCATCTCGGCCGGCTGCATCATCAAGGGCACCGTGCGCAACTCGATCCTGTCGCGCGGCGTCGTGGTCGAGGAAGGCGCTTCGGTGACCAACTCGATCATCAACCAGAGCTGCATCATCAAGAGCGGTGCCCGCGTTGAGAACGCCATCCTGGACAAGAACAACGTGGTGCCCGTCAACACCGAGCTTCGCGGCACGCCCGAGAACATCCTGGTGCTGGGCAAGGCTCCGTTAACTTCCGATACCACCATCGTTCGTTAA
- the glgA gene encoding glycogen synthase GlgA, which yields MADSSKKMQIVFASAECAPFVKTGGLGDVAGSLPAALVRAGAEVIVMVPKYATIKDEYKAQMEHFSDFYVSLGWRNEYCGLEKLERDGVTYMFIDNERYFARDYPYGFFDDGERFAFFSKAITESLQHLPAGFECDILHCNDWQTALAPVFLREFYQGLPLYDRVKTVFSIHNVAFQGQFSDTVMEDILGVAHIPAAASQLRCDACSINYMLGALRYADAITTVSPTYANEIQTPEYGEGLDGVLRERSYALQGILNGIDVAGFDPATDKRIAANYTVEDRSGKAVCKTKLQEELGLEVRDDRPLMVMVTRLTRQKGMDLVMYALDRILSGGVQVAVLGTGDRDYEDGLRYFQDKYPGTMAARIEFDPALSQRMYAAADMFLMPSKFEPCGLSQIIAMRYGTLPIVRETGGLKDTVIPYNEFTGEGTGFSFSNFNGDEMGDAVFRAARLFWDNRDAWNQLVTQAMSQDFSWTRSADKYLDLYFFMHPEIERPAAVVDEPEAAAEPVTVEEPKAEEKPVEAEPAKAEPEVKAEVAPEAETEVKPAAKPAAKKTTTRKTTAKKATTTKTAATKTAAAKTTAAKATTTRKRTTAAAKKAAEAEAAPEVKAEVADAKPAAKAPVKTAAKKTTTTKTTTAKKATATKSTTTKAAATKAATKTTTKAAAKPAVKVEEAGAEPKAEAKPAAKTTTRKRATTTAKKATTKAAAPKAEATAEDKPAVKAEPAPKAAEVKTAPKATAKTEPAKESPVSPAAPAEKKAPSKKTSVRKATATRKRR from the coding sequence ATGGCTGATTCCAGCAAAAAGATGCAGATCGTGTTTGCCTCGGCCGAGTGCGCACCGTTTGTTAAGACCGGTGGCCTGGGTGACGTGGCGGGCTCGCTGCCTGCGGCGCTCGTTCGCGCCGGTGCCGAAGTCATCGTGATGGTGCCCAAGTACGCCACCATCAAGGACGAGTACAAGGCGCAGATGGAGCACTTCTCCGACTTTTACGTGAGCCTGGGCTGGCGCAACGAGTACTGCGGACTCGAGAAGCTCGAGCGCGACGGCGTCACCTATATGTTTATCGATAACGAGCGCTACTTTGCGCGCGACTATCCGTACGGCTTCTTTGACGACGGCGAGCGTTTCGCGTTCTTCTCCAAGGCCATCACCGAGAGCCTGCAGCACCTGCCGGCCGGCTTTGAGTGCGATATTCTGCACTGCAACGACTGGCAGACGGCACTGGCGCCCGTGTTCCTGCGCGAGTTCTACCAGGGCCTGCCGCTGTACGACCGCGTCAAGACCGTGTTCTCGATTCACAACGTGGCGTTCCAGGGCCAGTTTAGCGACACCGTGATGGAGGACATCTTGGGTGTGGCACATATTCCGGCGGCCGCCTCGCAGCTGCGTTGCGACGCCTGCAGCATCAACTACATGCTGGGCGCCCTGCGCTATGCCGACGCCATTACCACGGTGAGCCCCACCTATGCCAACGAGATCCAGACGCCCGAATATGGCGAGGGCCTGGACGGCGTGCTGCGCGAGCGTTCGTACGCGCTGCAGGGCATTTTGAATGGCATCGACGTTGCGGGCTTTGACCCGGCGACCGACAAGCGCATTGCCGCCAACTACACCGTGGAGGACCGTTCCGGCAAGGCCGTGTGCAAGACCAAGCTGCAGGAGGAGCTGGGCCTCGAGGTTCGCGACGACCGCCCGCTCATGGTGATGGTCACGCGCCTGACGCGCCAGAAGGGCATGGACCTGGTCATGTATGCGCTCGACCGCATCCTTTCCGGCGGCGTGCAGGTGGCGGTGCTGGGCACCGGCGACCGCGACTACGAGGACGGCCTGCGCTACTTCCAGGACAAGTACCCCGGCACCATGGCCGCACGCATCGAGTTCGATCCTGCGCTGTCGCAGCGCATGTACGCCGCCGCCGACATGTTCCTGATGCCGTCGAAGTTTGAGCCCTGCGGCCTGTCGCAGATCATCGCCATGCGTTACGGCACGCTGCCCATCGTGCGCGAGACCGGTGGTCTGAAGGACACTGTAATCCCGTATAACGAGTTTACCGGCGAGGGCACGGGCTTCTCGTTTAGTAACTTTAACGGCGACGAGATGGGCGACGCGGTATTCCGCGCGGCGCGTCTGTTCTGGGATAACCGCGACGCCTGGAACCAGCTGGTCACGCAGGCCATGAGCCAGGACTTTAGCTGGACGCGCTCGGCCGATAAGTATCTGGACCTGTACTTCTTTATGCATCCGGAGATTGAGAGGCCGGCGGCTGTTGTCGACGAGCCTGAGGCTGCAGCTGAGCCGGTGACCGTTGAGGAGCCCAAGGCCGAGGAGAAGCCGGTTGAGGCTGAGCCCGCAAAGGCCGAGCCTGAGGTGAAGGCTGAGGTTGCTCCTGAGGCAGAGACCGAGGTCAAGCCCGCTGCAAAGCCCGCAGCTAAGAAGACCACGACTCGCAAGACGACGGCCAAGAAGGCTACGACAACCAAGACTGCCGCCACCAAGACCGCCGCAGCAAAGACGACTGCTGCCAAGGCAACGACCACGCGCAAGCGCACGACCGCCGCTGCCAAGAAGGCCGCAGAAGCCGAGGCTGCTCCCGAGGTAAAGGCCGAGGTCGCTGATGCCAAGCCGGCCGCCAAGGCTCCGGTAAAGACCGCTGCCAAGAAGACGACCACGACCAAGACCACGACCGCCAAGAAGGCCACGGCTACGAAGTCGACAACGACCAAGGCCGCTGCGACGAAGGCTGCTACGAAGACCACTACGAAGGCTGCCGCAAAGCCCGCCGTCAAGGTCGAGGAGGCGGGTGCCGAGCCCAAGGCCGAGGCAAAGCCGGCCGCCAAGACCACCACGCGCAAGCGCGCTACGACGACGGCCAAAAAGGCCACGACCAAGGCCGCTGCTCCCAAGGCAGAGGCTACGGCCGAGGACAAGCCCGCAGTAAAGGCCGAGCCGGCACCGAAGGCCGCTGAGGTCAAGACCGCTCCGAAGGCTACTGCAAAGACCGAGCCCGCCAAGGAGAGCCCGGTCTCCCCCGCCGCTCCGGCAGAGAAAAAGGCTCCGTCCAAGAAGACGTCCGTCCGCAAGGCCACGGCCACCCGCAAGCGCCGCTAG
- a CDS encoding 4-alpha-glucanotransferase, translated as MRLIHNSRLPQFRTPFGAVTTGTSVSLSVILEDADPNQATLTLRTWVDEIGESRYPMTHEGDGIFTVELECAEPCLIWYSFICNIEGQPEVRLGAPQGRTGGEGITYDYAEVPSFQVTVYKHREVRPEWYERGMVYQIFPDRYARDEHWRERTLAEVEKPRNGIQRRMVEDWNEPPVYERAEDGSIKTWDFYGGSLKGIQEDLPRIAELGFTAIYLNPIFEAASNHRYDTADYTKIDPILGTEQDFTELCQAAEKLGISIILDGVFNHTGDDSIYFNRYGNYPGVGAWQSEDSPWRDAFYFHEDGSYDCWWGVGNMPAINESSELVRERLLGKDGVIRKWLRAGAHGWRLDVADELSDDFLTEIKKAVLAEKPDALLLGEVWEDASNKISYGHLRRYLQGSELDSAMDYPFRDMVIGFLMGYKNAYQAAEDIETLRENYPREALSCALNLLSSHDRPRIISVLGGGPDESQLPECERSKWRLDENSMGLAKSRFWLATLMQMTFPGVPSIYYGDEYGLEGLTDPGNRRTLPLKEDLHDFDTLAILKNASAVRRALPFMVDGDIKAFALNDEVLAYTRTGKDGEAATVIINRSLRNSHRVTIPALDECASDVISGHECEIHNGTVTLDLYPLGSSIIYHHAEQRLQEPLDHGAGVVCHITSVPTDDGKPGTIGAPTRRFIDHLAAMGMRYWQVLPVNPTDFFRSPYAGPSAFAGNIDLLPESHKELAADFETWKTRGGEDADPLYTAFKHRNADWLEKYCVYMAVKKYFEGESRHDWPADVARYNEHLIDDKRFHDEAELQAYMQYRFDLAWCELMNYAHKKGIEVIGDIPMYVSDDSADAWSEPENFWLSDTGKAIEISGAPPDNFAPEGQVWGNPTFRWDHMKQNGYSWWMDRLRRAFSLYDRVRLDHFLGFHSYFSIPAGKACADGRWLAGPGKDLFQTAYDELGPLNFIAEDLGYLTPGVRAMASTCGFPGMEVLEFSDYDVRCGVHPTPGKILYTSTHDTSTLAGWCTRSFAGGDEPSGVEVAAKLMSDALASDAPLVMMPLQDVLGLGDDARMNVPGVATGNWTWQADEADVAAAEDKTAQLLRNTHRFWGEA; from the coding sequence ATGAGATTGATACACAACAGCCGTCTGCCGCAGTTTCGCACTCCGTTTGGCGCTGTGACCACTGGAACTTCCGTTTCCCTCTCGGTGATTTTGGAGGATGCCGACCCCAACCAGGCAACGCTTACGCTGCGCACCTGGGTCGATGAGATCGGTGAGTCTCGGTATCCCATGACGCACGAGGGCGACGGCATCTTTACCGTCGAGCTGGAGTGCGCCGAGCCCTGTCTTATCTGGTACAGCTTTATCTGCAATATCGAGGGCCAGCCCGAGGTTCGCCTGGGCGCACCGCAGGGCCGCACCGGCGGCGAAGGCATAACCTACGATTACGCCGAGGTGCCGTCATTCCAGGTCACCGTCTACAAACACCGCGAAGTTCGACCCGAGTGGTACGAGCGCGGTATGGTCTACCAGATCTTCCCCGATCGCTATGCCCGCGACGAGCACTGGCGCGAGCGCACGCTGGCCGAGGTCGAAAAACCGCGCAACGGAATCCAGCGCCGGATGGTCGAGGACTGGAACGAGCCGCCTGTGTACGAGCGCGCCGAGGACGGCTCCATCAAGACCTGGGACTTCTACGGCGGATCGCTCAAGGGCATCCAAGAAGACCTGCCTCGCATCGCCGAGCTGGGCTTTACAGCCATCTACCTCAACCCCATTTTTGAAGCCGCGAGCAACCACCGCTACGACACCGCCGATTACACCAAGATCGATCCGATCCTGGGCACCGAGCAGGACTTTACCGAACTGTGTCAGGCGGCCGAGAAGCTGGGAATTTCCATCATTCTGGACGGCGTCTTTAACCACACGGGTGACGACTCCATCTATTTCAACCGCTATGGCAACTACCCCGGCGTGGGCGCGTGGCAGAGCGAGGATTCGCCGTGGCGCGATGCGTTTTATTTCCACGAGGACGGCTCGTACGACTGCTGGTGGGGCGTGGGTAACATGCCCGCCATCAATGAGAGCTCCGAGCTGGTACGCGAGCGGCTCCTGGGCAAGGACGGTGTGATCCGTAAATGGCTGCGCGCTGGCGCCCATGGCTGGCGCCTTGACGTGGCCGACGAGCTTTCGGACGATTTCCTGACCGAGATCAAGAAAGCAGTACTTGCCGAAAAGCCCGATGCGCTGTTGCTCGGCGAAGTCTGGGAAGACGCCTCCAACAAGATCAGCTACGGCCATCTGCGTCGCTATCTACAAGGCTCCGAGCTGGACTCGGCCATGGATTACCCCTTCCGCGACATGGTCATCGGCTTTTTGATGGGCTACAAGAACGCCTACCAGGCAGCCGAGGATATCGAAACCCTGCGTGAGAATTATCCGCGCGAGGCCCTGTCCTGCGCGCTCAATCTGCTTTCGAGCCACGACCGTCCGCGCATCATCTCGGTGCTCGGCGGCGGCCCCGACGAGTCACAGCTGCCCGAGTGCGAGCGCAGCAAATGGCGCCTGGACGAGAACTCGATGGGCCTGGCCAAGAGCCGTTTTTGGCTTGCAACGCTCATGCAGATGACGTTCCCTGGCGTGCCTTCGATTTACTATGGCGATGAGTACGGCCTTGAGGGCTTGACCGATCCGGGCAATCGCCGCACGCTGCCTTTGAAGGAAGACCTGCACGACTTCGATACGCTCGCCATCCTTAAAAATGCCTCGGCCGTGCGCCGCGCGCTGCCGTTTATGGTTGACGGCGATATCAAGGCCTTCGCGCTCAACGACGAGGTACTCGCCTACACGCGCACCGGTAAAGACGGTGAGGCCGCGACGGTTATCATCAACCGCAGCCTGCGCAATTCACACCGCGTGACGATTCCGGCGCTCGACGAATGTGCGAGCGATGTGATTAGCGGTCACGAGTGCGAGATTCACAATGGCACCGTCACACTCGATCTGTATCCGCTGGGGTCGTCGATCATCTATCACCACGCCGAGCAGCGTCTGCAAGAGCCGCTCGACCACGGCGCGGGCGTTGTGTGCCATATCACATCGGTGCCCACCGACGACGGCAAGCCCGGCACGATTGGCGCGCCCACGCGTCGTTTTATCGACCATCTGGCCGCTATGGGCATGCGCTACTGGCAGGTTCTGCCTGTCAACCCGACGGACTTCTTCCGCTCCCCCTATGCCGGGCCCTCGGCTTTTGCTGGCAATATCGACCTGCTGCCCGAGAGCCACAAGGAGCTGGCCGCCGACTTTGAGACCTGGAAGACCCGCGGCGGCGAAGATGCCGATCCGCTGTATACCGCGTTTAAGCATCGCAATGCCGATTGGCTCGAGAAGTACTGCGTCTATATGGCGGTTAAGAAGTACTTTGAGGGCGAATCGCGCCACGATTGGCCGGCAGATGTTGCACGCTACAACGAGCACCTGATCGACGACAAGCGCTTCCACGACGAGGCCGAGCTTCAGGCGTACATGCAGTACCGCTTTGACCTGGCTTGGTGCGAGCTCATGAACTATGCGCACAAGAAGGGCATCGAGGTTATCGGCGATATTCCTATGTACGTGTCCGACGATTCGGCAGACGCGTGGAGCGAGCCCGAGAACTTCTGGCTGTCCGATACCGGCAAGGCGATTGAGATTTCCGGTGCGCCGCCCGACAACTTTGCGCCCGAGGGCCAGGTGTGGGGCAACCCGACGTTTCGCTGGGACCACATGAAGCAGAACGGCTATAGCTGGTGGATGGATCGCCTGCGTCGTGCGTTTTCGCTCTACGACCGCGTGCGTCTGGATCACTTCCTGGGATTCCACAGCTACTTTAGTATCCCCGCGGGCAAGGCTTGCGCCGACGGTCGCTGGCTGGCGGGCCCGGGCAAGGACCTGTTCCAGACCGCCTACGACGAGCTGGGTCCGCTCAACTTTATCGCCGAGGACCTGGGCTATTTGACGCCCGGTGTTCGCGCCATGGCCTCGACCTGCGGCTTCCCCGGCATGGAAGTGCTGGAGTTTAGCGATTACGACGTTCGTTGCGGTGTGCATCCCACGCCCGGCAAGATTCTGTACACCTCGACGCACGATACGTCGACGCTGGCCGGTTGGTGCACGCGCTCCTTTGCGGGCGGCGACGAACCAAGCGGTGTTGAGGTGGCGGCCAAGCTGATGAGCGACGCGCTGGCAAGCGACGCTCCCCTGGTGATGATGCCGCTGCAGGATGTCCTGGGGCTGGGCGACGACGCGCGCATGAACGTACCGGGCGTGGCCACGGGCAACTGGACCTGGCAGGCTGACGAGGCCGACGTTGCGGCCGCTGAGGACAAAACCGCACAGCTCCTGCGCAACACGCATAGATTCTGGGGCGAAGCGTGA
- a CDS encoding FmdB family transcriptional regulator, translating to MARYDYKCSSCGNVFEVEHPMSETPEVVCPSCGAPAAKTFSASGIKFEGSGFYNTDQRSGGSSTNATSGCCANCPHNH from the coding sequence ATGGCGCGCTACGATTACAAGTGCTCGAGCTGCGGCAACGTGTTTGAGGTTGAGCATCCCATGTCCGAGACTCCCGAGGTCGTGTGCCCGAGCTGCGGTGCCCCGGCGGCCAAGACGTTCTCGGCCAGCGGCATTAAATTTGAGGGTAGCGGTTTCTACAACACCGACCAGCGAAGCGGCGGCTCCAGCACCAACGCCACGAGCGGCTGCTGCGCCAACTGCCCGCATAACCACTAG
- the fmt gene encoding methionyl-tRNA formyltransferase, translating to MRIVFMGTPDFAVPSLVSLVEAGNEIALVVTRPDAVRGRGKKLEPSPVKAKALELGLPVVEANRMTPEVVEALQAAQADIFCVAAYGCILPDDVLHMAPLGIVNVHASLLPRWRGAAPIQRAILAGDEVAGVSIMRIGHGVDTGAYCAQASTSVAGKHAEALTMELGELGGKLLADTLPSLADGTAVWTEQDEALVTHAAKISKLEMRLDPQMAALDCVRHVLASSDTAPARCVIAGKTVRVLDAAPADVSLGEGAVDVKNKRVYLGLSDGSVELLEVKPDGKRAMAASAWAAGLQGADLIWGVLS from the coding sequence ATGCGTATTGTTTTTATGGGTACGCCTGATTTTGCTGTGCCTTCGCTGGTTTCGCTTGTTGAGGCTGGCAATGAGATTGCGCTTGTTGTTACTCGTCCTGATGCTGTTCGTGGGCGTGGTAAGAAGCTTGAGCCGTCTCCTGTTAAGGCTAAAGCGCTTGAGCTTGGTCTGCCCGTTGTTGAGGCTAATCGTATGACGCCTGAGGTTGTTGAGGCTCTCCAAGCTGCGCAAGCCGATATCTTCTGTGTGGCTGCTTATGGCTGCATTTTGCCTGATGACGTGCTGCATATGGCGCCGCTTGGTATTGTGAATGTTCATGCGTCCTTGCTGCCTCGTTGGCGTGGGGCTGCTCCTATTCAGCGTGCGATTCTCGCTGGTGATGAGGTTGCTGGCGTTTCTATTATGCGTATTGGACATGGCGTTGATACCGGCGCTTATTGTGCCCAGGCGTCTACGTCTGTTGCCGGTAAGCATGCCGAGGCGCTCACGATGGAGCTTGGTGAGCTTGGCGGCAAACTGCTTGCCGATACGCTTCCCTCTCTTGCCGATGGCACCGCCGTGTGGACTGAACAGGATGAGGCGCTCGTTACCCATGCTGCCAAGATTTCCAAGCTGGAGATGCGTCTGGATCCGCAGATGGCTGCGCTCGATTGCGTGCGTCATGTGCTCGCTTCGTCCGATACCGCGCCTGCCCGATGCGTGATTGCCGGCAAGACCGTGCGCGTGCTCGATGCTGCACCGGCCGATGTCTCGCTTGGCGAGGGCGCTGTTGACGTTAAGAACAAGCGTGTTTACCTGGGTCTTTCCGATGGCTCGGTTGAGTTGCTCGAGGTTAAGCCCGATGGTAAGCGTGCTATGGCCGCTTCTGCTTGGGCTGCTGGCCTGCAGGGCGCCGATCTTATCTGGGGTGTTTTGTCATGA
- the def gene encoding peptide deformylase, translated as MEANGIVLSPDPRLRQECAVIEEITPAIEALAEKMKKMMFENGGCGLAAPQIGELIQLVTIDCDYSDKNDYDPYVLINPVIVEQSDHLVPFSEGCLSIPGISCEIERPDHVVVEAYDLDANLIRYEASGDLFCVCLQHEIDHLHGNTMFERLKPMQRLKAVKEYQDALARGARPGETE; from the coding sequence ATGGAAGCCAACGGAATCGTACTTTCGCCCGACCCTCGTCTGCGTCAGGAGTGCGCCGTCATCGAGGAGATTACCCCGGCGATCGAGGCGCTTGCCGAGAAGATGAAGAAGATGATGTTCGAGAACGGCGGCTGCGGCTTGGCCGCCCCGCAGATTGGCGAGCTCATTCAGCTTGTCACTATCGACTGCGACTACAGCGACAAGAACGACTATGACCCGTACGTGCTCATCAACCCTGTCATTGTTGAGCAGAGCGACCATTTGGTGCCGTTTAGCGAGGGCTGCCTGTCCATCCCCGGCATTAGCTGCGAGATTGAGCGCCCCGACCACGTTGTCGTCGAGGCGTATGACCTGGACGCCAACCTGATTCGCTATGAGGCCTCGGGCGACCTGTTCTGCGTGTGCCTGCAGCACGAGATCGATCACCTGCACGGCAACACCATGTTCGAGCGACTCAAGCCGATGCAGAGGCTCAAGGCCGTCAAGGAGTACCAGGACGCCCTGGCCCGCGGCGCTCGACCGGGCGAGACGGAGTAG